One segment of Neodiprion fabricii isolate iyNeoFabr1 chromosome 1, iyNeoFabr1.1, whole genome shotgun sequence DNA contains the following:
- the LOC124176063 gene encoding synaptotagmin-15-like isoform X2, with protein sequence MVRTVVAEQCARDLRSNKFHSAGYYPRGGVLYPSIGAATSVLLLVIGGTLFALRRRLKQPSSVPSCEGIVVYPSQGPAPTFVTKDVVFNLPILHSANSTSDILADLDPEDLPLSMERPQPRTIRSNSFGSYGLGGSLGCLEPDLYKATPTEDPYPEGHIGRIWMKLSHEPKTEQLTVTLMKARNLPARPGGSCDPMVRLHLAPGDRRHVQSRQKRRDCNPKFDETFVLQVPNGDLSGKTLRISVIDGGRPKRNSTIGYAAVSLEGALPDGEPRIFQLDLDKEPPDHSARGEVLLSLQYNDHSGRLTLTVMEAKGLRQGVVEVCARATLSKHCKPLKTRRTALARPRQGCWPFSEALHFRLSGPDASLTGSLTVSLLARGTKERALGRVVLGPYMFARGPALEHWTAAFSKLREATQRWHTLS encoded by the exons GGGGGGTCCTGTACCCTTCCATAGGAGCTGCAACCTCTGTGTTGCTCCTGGTGATAGGCGGGACGCTTTTCGCCCTTCGCCGTCGGCTGAAACAGCCGTCTTCCGTCCCCAGCTGCGAGGGCATAGTCGTCTACCCCTCCCAAGGACCAGCGCCAACCTTCGTCACGAAGGACGTCGTCTTCAACCTACCGATTCTCCATTCGGCCAACTCCACGAGCGACATATTAGCCGACCTTGACCCCGAGGACCTGCCGCTTTCCATGGAGAGGCCTCAGCCCCGGACAATACGGTCCAACTCCTTTG GAAGCTACGGCCTCGGAGGATCTTTGGGATGTTTAGAACCTGACCTGTACAAAGCGACGCCGACTGAAGATCCGTATCCAGAAGGTCACATCGGTCGCATCTGGATGAAGCTCAGTCACGAGCCAAAAACCGAACAGCTCACGGTGACACTGATGAAGGCGCGAAACCTCCCTGCACGCCCAGGAGGAAGCTGCGATCCTATGGTCAGACTTCACCTGGCTCCTGGAGATCGCCGTCACGTTCAGTCACGCCAGAAACGAAGAGACTGCAATCCGAAATTCGACGAGACCTTCGTTTTACAG GTTCCGAACGGTGATCTGAGTGGAAAAACGTTGCGGATATCGGTAATCGATGGCGGCCGTCCAAAGAGAAATTCGACAATTGGTTATGCGGCCGTGTCTTTGGAAGGGGCTCTTCCCGACGGCGAGCCGAGAATATTTCAGTTGGACCTAGACAAA GAACCGCCGGATCACAGTGCTCGCGGGGAAGTTCTACTGTCACTCCAATACAACGATCATTCCGGTCGTCTGACCCTGACAGTTATGGAAGCCAAAGGCCTGAGGCAAGGTGTCGTCGAAGTATGCGCGAGAGCGACCTTATCCAAGCACTGCAAGCCCCTGAAAACAAGGAGAACTGCTCTTGCCAGGCCCAGACAAGGGTGTTGGCCTTTCAGCGAGGCTCTCCACTTCCG GTTGAGCGGTCCTGATGCCAGTCTAACGGGGTCGTTAACGGTGAGCCTTCTTGCGCGTGGTACCAAGGAAAGAGCCCTGGGTCGAGTGGTTCTGGGACCTTACATGTTTGCCAGAGGTCCGGCGCTCGAGCACTGGACCGCAGCTTTTTCAAAACTCCGAGAAGCAACCCAGAGGTGGCACACGCTATCGTAA
- the LOC124176105 gene encoding zinc finger protein 37 homolog, whose amino-acid sequence MSENMAVAASENYQLKWHSYGAHLHSSVATLLHSESFADVLLATSCGRHVAAHRFVLAACSSYLSHIFQTCHFGANTNAPIIVVLPTEIGYRTLKILIQYMYSGEATVTNDQLEGVLKAGDILRVRGLWRSNNGSKKENIQSNSQKVERDKKEAAPLAGQIQKIKLVQPMPEKIIENVQQPVITQSTVPTPKSSDGKLVEKNDENVKDPESTKVHEGKKNEDESKTNGNPEANAKKRKSVNSETESNRTRSEAGDNDELNLELLVKDEPIDWEETIDPSETLTIDHEMDIKPEIVHSADEEGEMEEEEYTPLTCDMCSQTFNRPSDWVRHIEFTHADMTENRRRKRKGDTDDDSKDFPPLKCDLCGNMYPTPQEWVRHIQTEHTEEQLALMNNSAPPKPKRVHSHQKLCNICQKVFPSHASMVIHQRTHTGEKPFLCSYCKKGFNVKSNLLRHLRTLHDKFVHPSLYGSNGNKNT is encoded by the exons ATGTCAG aaaacatGGCTGTTGCTGCGTCAGAGAATTATCAGTTGAAGTGGCACAGCTATGGAGCTCATCTTCACAGCTCCGTGGCAACGCTACTCCACTCCGAATCATTCGCCGACGTTTTGTTGGCAACTTCTTGTGGCAGGCATGTTGCGGCTCATCGTTTTGTTCTTGCAGCCTGTTCATCTTACCTAAGTCacatatttcaaacttgtcatttTGGTGCAAATACTAACGCACCTATTATTGTG GTGCTGCCCACTGAAATTGGGTATCGGACATTGAAGATCTTGATCCAGTACATGTACAGCGGTGAAGCGACGGTTACTAATGACCAGTTAGAAGGAGTTCTGAAAGCAGGTGATATACTTAGAGTTCGTGGATTATGGAGATCGAATAATGGTAGTAAGAAGGAGAATATTCAATCAAACAGTCAAAAAGTCGAACGTGATAAAAAGGAAGCAGCCCCTCTCGCTGGACAGAttcagaaaattaaattggTCCAACCGATGCctgagaaaattattgaaaatgttCAGCAGCCGGTAATAACTCAGAGTACCGTCCCCACCCCAAAATCATCCGATGGCAaacttgtggaaaaaaatgatgagaatGTAAAAGACCCTGAGAGTACTAAAGTCCACGAAGGAAAGAAGAATGAAGATGAAAGTAAAACGAACGGTAATCCTGAAGCCAAtgccaaaaaaagaaaaagtgtcAATAGCGAAACTGAATCCAATAGGACAAGAAGCGAAGCTGGTGACAAT GACGAGTTGAATCTTGAACTTTTGGTCAAAGACGAGCCAATCGACTGGGAGGAGACCATTGATCCGTCTGAAACCTTGACAATTGATCATGAAATGGACATCAAACCA GAGATTGTACACAGTGCTGATGAAGAAGGAGAAATGGAAGAAGAGGAATATACGCCTCTGACTTGCGACATGTGTAGCCAAACATTTAACAGACCATCTGATTGGGTTCGACACATAGAATTTACCCATGCCGATATGACggaaaatagaagaagaaaacgaaag GGTGACACCGATGACGATAGTAAAGATTTTCCACCTCTAAAATGTGACCTATGTGGTAACATGTATCCTACTCCTCAAGAATGGGTGCGACACATACAAACAGAACATACCGAAGAACAACTCGCGCTCATGAATAATTCAGCGCCTCCAAAACCAAAAAGAGTTCACAGCCATCAAAAATTATGCAACATCTGCCAAAAAGTATTTCCCAGCCATGCATCAATGGTTATTCATCAGAGAACACACACTGGTGAAAAGCCGTTTCTATGTTCATACTGCAAGAAAGGTTTTAATGTTAAAAGTAATTTACTAAGACATCTGCGAACGCTTCATGATAAGTTTGTACACCCTAGCTTATATGGCAGTAATGGTAATAAGAATACTTAa
- the LOC124176077 gene encoding proliferating cell nuclear antigen → MFEARLVQSAILKKVLEAIKDLLTEATFDCSDSGIQLQAMDNAHVSLVSLNLRSDGFDKYRCDRNLSMGMNLGNMTKIMKCAGAEDTVTMKAQDNADVVAFMFESKNQEKVSDYEMKLMNLDQEHLGIPETDYSCIVKMPSQEFARICRDLSQFGESMAISCTKEGVKFSSAGDIGSANIKLAQTANVDAEEEAVVIEMQEPVSLTFACRYLNSFTKATPLSAQVQLSMSADVPLVVEYKIGELGHIRYYLAPKIEDEDN, encoded by the exons ATGTTCGAGGCACGTTTGGTTCAGAGTGCGATATTGAAGAAGGTTTTGGAGGCGATAAAGGACCTCCTAACCGAAGCCACCTTCGACTGTTCCGATTCGGGAATTCAGTTGCAGGCTATGGACAATGCTCACGTTTCTTTGGTGTCTTTGAATCTGCGAAGCGATGGCTTCGACAAATATAGATGCGACAGAAATTTATCGATGGGTATGAATCTGGGCAA catgacaaaaattatgaaatgtgCTGGAGCAGAAGATACTGTTACGATGAAAGCTCAGGATAATGCCGATGTGGTTGCATTTATGTTTGAATCCAAAAATCAGGAAAAAGTTTCAGATTATGAAATGAAACTTATGAATCTAGATCAGGAACATCTTGGTATTCCA gaAACTGACTATTCCTGTATCGTTAAAATGCCTTCCCAAGAATTTGCACGTATATGCAGAGATCTGAGCCAGTTTGGTGAATCCATGGCTATTTCTTGTACCAAGGAAGGTGTGAAGTTTAGTTCAGCTGGTGATATTGGTTCAG cCAACATCAAATTAGCTCAAACTGCGAATGTGGACGCTGAAGAGGAAGCTGTGGTCATAGAAATGCAGGAGCCAGTATCATTAACGTTTGCTTGCCGGTATTTGAACAGTTTTACAAAAGCAACACCCCTTTCTGCTCAAGTTCAACTTTCAATGTCTGCCGATGTCCCACTGGTTGTTGAATACAAAATTGGGGAACTTGGACACATCAGATATTATTTGGCACCTAAAATCGAAGACGAAGACAACTAA
- the LOC124176049 gene encoding palmitoyltransferase app-like: MPHVTRKWELFPGRNIFCCDGRVMMAPQTSVFYVTVCLIAGTSGLFFAFDCPFLATNITPAIPVIGGLLFIFVMSTLFRTSFSDPGVIPRATPDEAAYIEKQIEVPNNDNSPTYRPPPRTKEVLVKGQPVKLKYCFTCKIFRPPRASHCSLCDNCVERFDHHCPWVGNCVGRRNYRYFYAFIVSLAFLCVFIFACAITHLIMLTRDNIAFLDAVKVSPGSVVVGVVCFFSVWSILGLAGFHTYLTTSNQTTNEDIKGSFTSKRGQESFNPYSQGNVCGNCFYVLCGPAPPSLIDRRGIVTPEYRAEQERGGDENVIVNNKTYGTVKTVQPQLNGIGVFTNPSNEVSGSINNLSTAQHSPSQGRRIESINGSTTNSVSQLVSNEIPLASLSLMPLDIDEVAPLPSRQNTSSIDTSIIPPVAVTTPLSASRLRLLQDTTMIESALDLDSLEEASVGRGSQAGLIKLGAV, translated from the exons ATGCCACACGTTACAAGAAAATGGGAACTCTTTCCTGgcagaaatatattttgctGTGATGGACGAGTTATGATGGCGCCGCAAACCAGCGTCTTTTACGTCACTGTGTGTTTGATCGCTGGGACTAGCGGATTATTCTTTGCATTTGA CTGTCCCTTTTTAGCTACCAACATAACTCCTGCAATACCAGTCATCGGTGGGCTACTTTTCATATTTGTCATGTCTACACTGTTTCGGACAAGTTTCAGTGATCCTGGTGTCATTCCGAGAGCGACACCTGACGAAGCTGCGTACATAGAGAAGCAAATTG aagTACCTAACAATGATAACTCACCAACATACCGTCCTCCACCTCGGACGAAAGAAGTTTTAGTTAAAGGACAGcctgtgaaattgaaatactgTTTCACTTGTAAAATATTCAGGCCACCTCGAGCCTCGCATTGTAGCTTATGTGACAACTGTGTGg AAAGGTTTGATCATCACTGCCCATGGGTCGGAAACTGTGTGGGGCGAAGAAATTACAGATATTTCTATGCCTTTATTGTATCGCTGGCGTTCCTATGTGTTTTTATATTTGCTTGTGCAATTACTCACCTCATAATGC TCACAAGAGATAATATAGCGTTCCTAGATGCTGTAAAAGTATCTCCTGGTAGCGTGGTCGTTGGtgtcgtttgttttttctccgtTTGGAGTATTTTGGGACTTGCAGGGTTCCACACTTACCTGACAACTAGCAATCAAACTACAAATGAAGAT ATAAAAGGTTCATTCACCAGTAAAAGGGGGCAGGAAAGTTTTAACCCATACAGTCAGGGCAATGTGTGTGGAAACTGTTTTTACGTTTTGTGTGGACCAGCACCTCCAAGCCTTATTG ATCGTAGGGGTATAGTGACTCCGGAATATAGAGCCGAGCAAGAAAGAGGCGGAGATGAAAATGTGATCGTTAATAACAAAACATATGGTACTGTTAAAACTGTACAGCCCCAG ttgaaTGGCATAGGCGTATTCACAAATCCAAGCAACGAGGTTTCAGGctcaataaataatttgagTACTGCTCAACACTCTCCGTCTCAAGGTCGACGGATAGAATCAATCAACG gtaGCACTACAAATAGTGTAAGCCAGCTTGTCTCCAACGAAATCCCCTTAGCGTCACTTAGCTTGATGCCACTGGATATCGATGAAGTAGCACCATTACCTTCTCGCCAGAACACTTCGTCAATAGACACGTCGATTATCCCGCCTGTAGCTGTAACAACGCCATTATCTGCGTCTAGGCTCAGGTTGCTGCAGGATACTACAATGATTGAGTCAGCGCTAGATTTAGACTCATTGGAAGAAGCTAGCGTAGGTCGAGGTAGTCAAGCAGGTCTCATTAAATTAGGTGCAGTTTGA
- the LOC124176096 gene encoding troponin C, whose protein sequence is MEEADQKMAVMRKAFQMFDTSKSGFIETLKIATILNTMGQLFDDADLNALIEENDPEGSGKVNFDGFCNIAGRFLEEEDAEAMQQELKEAFRLYDREGNGYITTATLKEILAALDDKLTNRDLDGIIAEIDTDGSGTVDFDEFMEMMTGE, encoded by the exons ATG GAGGAAGCTGACCAGAAAATGGCTGTTATGCGCAAAGCGTTCCAGATGTTCGACACGAGTAAGAGCGGCTTCATTGAGACCCTAAAGATCGCCACGATCCTGAACACGATGGGTCAGCTGTTCGACGACGCGGACCTCAACGCCCTGATCGAGGAAAACGACCCAGAGGGTAGCGGAAAGGTGAACTTCGACGGTTTCTGCAACATCGCTGGGCGATTCCTTGAGGAGGAAGACGCCGAGGCCATGCAGCAAGAACTGAAGGAGGCCTTCCGTCTCTACGACAGGGAAGGAAACGGTTACATCACCACCGCTACCCTCAAAGAGATCCTCGCCGCTCTCGACGACAAGTTGACCAACCGTGACCTCGACGGTATCATTGCTGAAATTGATACCGACGGTTCCGGCACCGTTGACTTCGATG AATTCATGGAGATGATGACCGGTGAATAA
- the LOC124176063 gene encoding synaptotagmin-15-like isoform X1, with protein sequence MKLHHIDDGLPFSRNATHGATTDAIDTVGGVLYPSIGAATSVLLLVIGGTLFALRRRLKQPSSVPSCEGIVVYPSQGPAPTFVTKDVVFNLPILHSANSTSDILADLDPEDLPLSMERPQPRTIRSNSFGSYGLGGSLGCLEPDLYKATPTEDPYPEGHIGRIWMKLSHEPKTEQLTVTLMKARNLPARPGGSCDPMVRLHLAPGDRRHVQSRQKRRDCNPKFDETFVLQVPNGDLSGKTLRISVIDGGRPKRNSTIGYAAVSLEGALPDGEPRIFQLDLDKEPPDHSARGEVLLSLQYNDHSGRLTLTVMEAKGLRQGVVEVCARATLSKHCKPLKTRRTALARPRQGCWPFSEALHFRLSGPDASLTGSLTVSLLARGTKERALGRVVLGPYMFARGPALEHWTAAFSKLREATQRWHTLS encoded by the exons ATGAAGCTTCACCATATTGACGACGGGCTCCCATTCAGCAGAAATGCAACGCACGGTGCAACAACAGATGCAATCGATACTGTTG GGGGGGTCCTGTACCCTTCCATAGGAGCTGCAACCTCTGTGTTGCTCCTGGTGATAGGCGGGACGCTTTTCGCCCTTCGCCGTCGGCTGAAACAGCCGTCTTCCGTCCCCAGCTGCGAGGGCATAGTCGTCTACCCCTCCCAAGGACCAGCGCCAACCTTCGTCACGAAGGACGTCGTCTTCAACCTACCGATTCTCCATTCGGCCAACTCCACGAGCGACATATTAGCCGACCTTGACCCCGAGGACCTGCCGCTTTCCATGGAGAGGCCTCAGCCCCGGACAATACGGTCCAACTCCTTTG GAAGCTACGGCCTCGGAGGATCTTTGGGATGTTTAGAACCTGACCTGTACAAAGCGACGCCGACTGAAGATCCGTATCCAGAAGGTCACATCGGTCGCATCTGGATGAAGCTCAGTCACGAGCCAAAAACCGAACAGCTCACGGTGACACTGATGAAGGCGCGAAACCTCCCTGCACGCCCAGGAGGAAGCTGCGATCCTATGGTCAGACTTCACCTGGCTCCTGGAGATCGCCGTCACGTTCAGTCACGCCAGAAACGAAGAGACTGCAATCCGAAATTCGACGAGACCTTCGTTTTACAG GTTCCGAACGGTGATCTGAGTGGAAAAACGTTGCGGATATCGGTAATCGATGGCGGCCGTCCAAAGAGAAATTCGACAATTGGTTATGCGGCCGTGTCTTTGGAAGGGGCTCTTCCCGACGGCGAGCCGAGAATATTTCAGTTGGACCTAGACAAA GAACCGCCGGATCACAGTGCTCGCGGGGAAGTTCTACTGTCACTCCAATACAACGATCATTCCGGTCGTCTGACCCTGACAGTTATGGAAGCCAAAGGCCTGAGGCAAGGTGTCGTCGAAGTATGCGCGAGAGCGACCTTATCCAAGCACTGCAAGCCCCTGAAAACAAGGAGAACTGCTCTTGCCAGGCCCAGACAAGGGTGTTGGCCTTTCAGCGAGGCTCTCCACTTCCG GTTGAGCGGTCCTGATGCCAGTCTAACGGGGTCGTTAACGGTGAGCCTTCTTGCGCGTGGTACCAAGGAAAGAGCCCTGGGTCGAGTGGTTCTGGGACCTTACATGTTTGCCAGAGGTCCGGCGCTCGAGCACTGGACCGCAGCTTTTTCAAAACTCCGAGAAGCAACCCAGAGGTGGCACACGCTATCGTAA